A section of the Roseivirga sp. BDSF3-8 genome encodes:
- a CDS encoding DUF4138 domain-containing protein: protein MIRQVILLLLAGLFLPLIAKAQLPDTLHITWHKTTWLVFDAPIRAVDRGAPYVMAQREPENPAMLKVKAGQKGFPESNLTVLTKKGLHAFIVRYSEAPADMLYQASEASLNQKPTKDDTLQAYNKAVRTKAPYLTRGDRCLGAGLYLQGMYVEDSLMFLDLLMVNQSAFDYTIERLRFTEEDRKRSKRTALYEKHHTPVNIYYEQEGHTSAGEWQRIVVVLPAFTLPEKRRLQIRMAEKGGGRSLAITLPARLFKRAKPLITSP from the coding sequence ATGATCAGACAAGTCATCCTATTGCTGTTAGCCGGCCTTTTTCTTCCTCTCATAGCTAAGGCCCAGTTGCCTGACACACTCCACATCACCTGGCACAAAACCACCTGGCTGGTGTTCGATGCACCTATACGAGCCGTGGACCGGGGGGCACCCTACGTGATGGCCCAACGGGAGCCTGAAAACCCTGCCATGCTCAAGGTCAAGGCCGGGCAAAAAGGATTTCCCGAATCAAACCTTACCGTACTTACCAAAAAAGGGCTTCATGCCTTTATTGTTCGCTATAGTGAGGCACCCGCAGACATGCTTTATCAAGCCTCAGAGGCGTCTTTAAATCAGAAACCCACAAAGGACGATACCCTGCAAGCCTACAATAAGGCGGTGAGAACCAAAGCCCCATACCTGACCCGTGGTGACCGCTGCCTGGGGGCAGGCCTCTACCTGCAGGGTATGTATGTAGAGGACAGCCTCATGTTCCTGGACCTGCTGATGGTCAATCAGTCCGCTTTCGATTATACGATCGAGCGGCTTCGCTTTACTGAAGAAGACCGGAAAAGGAGCAAGCGCACCGCCCTTTATGAAAAACACCATACACCGGTCAACATCTATTATGAGCAGGAAGGCCACACATCAGCCGGAGAATGGCAGCGGATAGTCGTGGTATTACCGGCCTTTACACTACCGGAGAAACGTCGCCTGCAGATCCGCATGGCAGAGAAAGGTGGGGGCCGCTCCTTAGCGATCACCCTGCCCGCCCGCCTTTTTAAACGGGCTAAACCCCTTATTACCTCACCCTAA
- the traM gene encoding conjugative transposon protein TraM, which produces MTNTISPQLIRERNAVLLLPLLIVPLLTWAFHALGGGREPEPPRRNSLMTTLPGPILEEDFKDKLALYEEAAKDSLEKAEAIRKDPYARLMQKEGVDQIDFTSSSYHVEDPLFPEETPKELEATEEAIEGQLSKLQQLIQSPQTAEIPGISVTTDLEEDRKARRPVTTGPRNPKASPEVERLESLMAQMQRPAGEDPELKQIEAMLDKILDVQHPERVTQRLKERKEEGETPSSYFRLAGEKQVNQKLSASLPETMYAYPQNGFYGLEEPGAEPKETNPTNIQNGIRATVSHTQKVKPGSTLELTLDDPAYLAGQALAKGTSLYGTCTYRGDRLVIDISSVRIVDGLYPVNLTVYGMDGLPGIHIPGSMLSEVAEEEAGRSLQGLSLSGGNAEMVAAEAGINMASKLLRKQKKQPNVTVRAGHPVLLVSL; this is translated from the coding sequence ATGACGAACACCATCTCACCCCAACTCATCCGCGAACGTAACGCGGTCTTATTGCTCCCACTCCTCATCGTCCCGCTGCTTACCTGGGCCTTTCATGCCCTGGGCGGAGGCCGTGAGCCCGAACCGCCACGACGCAACAGCCTGATGACCACCCTGCCCGGGCCCATACTGGAAGAGGACTTCAAAGACAAGCTCGCCCTGTATGAGGAGGCCGCAAAGGACTCCCTTGAAAAGGCAGAGGCCATTCGAAAAGACCCCTATGCCCGGCTCATGCAAAAAGAAGGCGTAGACCAGATCGACTTTACCAGTAGCAGCTACCACGTGGAAGATCCCCTTTTTCCGGAGGAAACCCCCAAAGAGCTCGAGGCCACAGAAGAGGCTATCGAAGGCCAGTTAAGTAAACTCCAGCAACTGATCCAAAGCCCGCAAACGGCAGAAATACCCGGGATAAGCGTCACCACAGACCTGGAGGAAGACCGAAAAGCCAGGCGCCCCGTCACCACAGGCCCCCGGAACCCCAAGGCCTCCCCGGAGGTGGAACGGCTGGAAAGCCTGATGGCGCAGATGCAGCGTCCCGCAGGGGAAGACCCCGAGTTAAAGCAGATAGAGGCCATGCTGGATAAAATACTCGACGTGCAACATCCTGAACGCGTAACGCAACGGTTAAAGGAAAGAAAAGAGGAGGGGGAAACGCCCTCTTCTTACTTCCGCCTCGCCGGGGAAAAGCAGGTCAACCAAAAGCTCTCCGCTTCACTACCTGAGACCATGTATGCGTATCCGCAGAATGGTTTTTACGGACTAGAAGAGCCTGGGGCCGAACCAAAGGAAACGAACCCGACAAACATTCAAAACGGTATTCGTGCCACGGTAAGCCACACCCAAAAAGTGAAGCCCGGCAGTACCCTCGAGCTGACCCTTGATGATCCGGCCTACCTGGCCGGCCAGGCCCTGGCAAAAGGCACTTCCCTATATGGTACCTGCACCTACCGGGGCGATCGCCTGGTCATCGATATCAGTAGTGTGCGAATAGTTGATGGGCTGTACCCTGTAAATCTGACCGTCTACGGCATGGATGGCCTTCCCGGAATACACATTCCCGGCAGCATGCTCAGCGAGGTGGCGGAAGAGGAGGCCGGTCGGTCCCTGCAAGGCCTCAGTCTGTCCGGGGGGAATGCCGAAATGGTGGCTGCAGAGGCAGGCATCAACATGGCCTCCAAACTCCTTCGCAAGCAGAAGAAACAGCCCAACGTGACCGTACGCGCCGGCCATCCCGTCCTTCTGGTAAGCCTGTAA
- the traK gene encoding conjugative transposon protein TraK, translating to MFEQLRQIDTAFRHIKRFTLVMVSACVLVSGFALYRGYALSEQAADTIYILHNGKVLEASRSSRRENIPVEARDHVRTFHDLFFGLDPDEESIRERLSRALYLADASAKQHYDNLRESGYYARMVSSNISQTIEADSIRIDTGHYPYRFTYTGTQHITRRTSVTIRRLVTQGTLRHTARTDQNPHGLLIEEWATLENHTVNTLKRK from the coding sequence ATGTTTGAACAGCTCCGACAGATCGACACCGCCTTCAGGCATATCAAGCGCTTTACCCTGGTCATGGTATCCGCCTGTGTCCTGGTATCCGGCTTCGCCCTCTACCGGGGCTATGCCCTCAGTGAGCAGGCAGCCGACACCATTTACATCCTGCATAATGGCAAAGTACTGGAGGCCAGCCGTAGCAGCCGACGCGAAAATATTCCCGTCGAAGCCCGCGACCATGTGCGCACCTTTCATGACCTGTTCTTTGGCCTGGACCCGGATGAGGAAAGCATCCGTGAGCGCCTGAGCCGGGCCCTGTATCTGGCCGATGCATCAGCTAAACAACACTACGATAATCTAAGGGAAAGCGGCTATTACGCCCGCATGGTCAGCAGCAATATCAGCCAGACCATAGAGGCCGACAGCATCCGGATCGACACCGGCCACTACCCATACCGCTTTACCTATACCGGGACCCAGCACATCACCCGCCGCACCTCCGTAACCATACGCCGGCTGGTGACCCAAGGCACTCTGCGGCATACCGCACGCACCGACCAAAACCCGCACGGCCTGCTGATTGAAGAATGGGCCACCCTTGAAAACCATACCGTTAACACCCTTAAACGTAAATAA
- the traJ gene encoding conjugative transposon protein TraJ, producing the protein MKKKTLSLLIALVCLSQASFAQGHYGELTGLDAILDSLYTDMVLLCEDLIGIARIIGGFAALTYIAVRVWKHIAQAEAVDMFPLLRPFGIGLAILLFPSVLALMNGILEPVSRATSQMMKDTDDVVGYYLAQKKRKAWETDQWRIYIGPDGRGSREEWYRYTHPDAEGEEGLWEGIGNDLAFAMEQASYNLRFSIKQWISEVLQVLFLAAYLCINTIRTFYLLVLSILGPIVLALSIFDGFQHTLTTWIARYVNVFMWLPVANIFGTIIAKIQAQMLLIDIGQIEEGGDTFFSAHDTAYMVFMLIAIVGYFTVPSVANYIVHPGGRSALMSTINKAVMAVPAMLTKK; encoded by the coding sequence AAGAAAACCTTATCCCTTCTTATCGCATTGGTATGCCTTTCCCAGGCCTCTTTTGCCCAGGGGCATTATGGAGAACTCACCGGCCTGGACGCTATCCTGGACAGCCTGTATACCGACATGGTGCTGCTGTGCGAAGACCTCATTGGTATTGCCCGGATCATCGGCGGATTTGCCGCCCTTACCTACATCGCCGTCCGGGTATGGAAGCACATTGCCCAGGCCGAGGCCGTTGACATGTTTCCCTTGCTCCGTCCCTTTGGCATTGGCCTTGCCATTCTGCTATTTCCTTCTGTCCTCGCCCTGATGAACGGCATCCTGGAGCCCGTCTCCCGGGCGACCTCTCAGATGATGAAAGACACCGACGATGTAGTAGGCTACTACCTGGCTCAGAAAAAACGGAAAGCATGGGAAACCGACCAGTGGCGTATCTATATCGGTCCGGATGGCCGGGGCAGCCGTGAAGAATGGTACCGCTATACCCATCCCGATGCAGAAGGGGAGGAGGGCCTGTGGGAAGGGATTGGCAACGACCTCGCCTTTGCCATGGAACAAGCTTCTTACAACCTGAGGTTCAGCATCAAGCAATGGATCAGTGAGGTGCTGCAGGTCCTCTTTTTGGCCGCTTACCTATGTATCAATACCATACGCACCTTCTACCTGCTCGTGTTGTCCATACTGGGTCCCATCGTGCTGGCCCTGTCCATCTTCGATGGCTTCCAGCATACCCTTACCACCTGGATCGCCCGCTATGTCAATGTCTTTATGTGGCTGCCGGTGGCCAATATCTTCGGCACCATCATCGCCAAAATACAGGCCCAGATGCTCCTTATCGACATCGGCCAGATCGAAGAAGGTGGGGACACCTTCTTCAGTGCCCATGACACCGCCTACATGGTCTTCATGCTGATCGCCATTGTCGGCTACTTCACCGTGCCCTCCGTGGCAAACTACATTGTCCACCCCGGAGGCCGCTCGGCCCTTATGTCCACCATCAATAAAGCCGTCATGGCCGTTCCCGCCATGCTCACCAAAAAGTAA